The Metabacillus litoralis genome contains a region encoding:
- a CDS encoding uroporphyrinogen-III synthase encodes MGEIRPLQGKRVLITRAKSQVEEFIQKIEEEGGVGISAPLLEIRPKKSNESIIQQTLTRLHEFDCIVFTSANGVIYFKEFLDRFGIPYEALQHMIAASVGRKTSKQMEKLNLNVSVIPEEFVAEKLAESIGENLSKSSKILVIRGNLSRPVLITELKKQGFNTEDLIVYETIHNKREAAKLISYLKEDQLDYITFTSSSTVDSFMKVLHKSELMEHLSKVTFICIGPITNKTLKEYGFIGVMPVSYTIDDMVKLMVELEQNREDNQ; translated from the coding sequence ATGGGGGAGATCCGTCCTTTACAAGGGAAACGGGTTTTAATAACTAGAGCAAAGTCTCAAGTAGAAGAATTTATTCAAAAAATTGAAGAAGAAGGCGGAGTCGGGATATCCGCTCCGCTTCTAGAAATAAGACCTAAAAAATCAAATGAATCTATTATTCAACAAACGCTTACAAGATTACATGAATTTGATTGCATTGTGTTTACGAGTGCAAATGGTGTTATTTACTTTAAAGAGTTCTTAGATCGATTTGGAATTCCTTATGAAGCATTACAGCATATGATTGCCGCTTCTGTTGGAAGAAAAACGAGTAAGCAAATGGAGAAACTAAATCTCAATGTTTCTGTTATACCTGAAGAATTTGTGGCTGAAAAGCTGGCAGAAAGCATAGGGGAAAACCTTTCTAAATCTTCAAAAATCCTTGTGATTAGAGGAAATCTATCAAGACCAGTTTTGATAACAGAATTAAAAAAACAAGGTTTTAACACAGAAGATTTAATTGTCTATGAAACAATACATAATAAAAGAGAAGCTGCTAAGCTTATTTCATATCTCAAAGAAGATCAGCTAGATTACATAACCTTTACAAGCTCATCTACTGTTGACAGCTTTATGAAAGTACTACATAAATCAGAACTCATGGAGCATTTGAGTAAAGTTACCTTCATATGTATCGGCCCAATTACGAATAAAACGTTAAAAGAATATGGATTTATAGGTGTTATGCCTGTTTCCTATACAATTGATGACATGGTGAAGTTAATGGTTGAATTAGAACAAAACCGGGAGGATAATCAATGA